The following is a genomic window from Labeo rohita strain BAU-BD-2019 chromosome 15, IGBB_LRoh.1.0, whole genome shotgun sequence.
TATGGGTCTTAAATTATCTGTATTATCAATGCTAACTGTATATAAGAGTATAATtctgcttaaagggatagttcgcccaaaaatgaaagttctgtcattaattactcaccctcatgtcattccaaaaccataagaccttcgttcatcttcggaacacaaattaagatattgtggatgaaatccaagatttccaaaaatttatttttcagaaatcaaatACTTCTTGTGCACAAATGACCCCATGCTTGTTTCCCATCAGCAACCCCACGCTCATTTGTCGTGATACTCTCGTGAACGTGTGTCAAAGAAtgacacagaagaaagaaattgctgaatttttgttttctttgcacacaaaaagtattcttgtagtttcataaaattaaggttaaatcTCTGATGTCACACATTGACTATTTTGGTAGTTGTgagctgtctatgcagggccagaaagctcttgaatttcatcaaaaatatcttaatttgtgttctgaagataaacaaaggtctcacaggtttggaacaacatgagggtgagtaattaatgacagaattttcatttttgtgtaaactaatcctttaaatacacaaaacaagttttttgAATGAAGGTATACATTCATCATGTTGATCATTgctcaagttttttttaattcagactCACCTGTTCTGTTGGAAACAAGGTATTAATGTATTCAACAGCATTGAAGTCGGCTCGATCCAAAGGGTCTTGGCTGGGGAAAACCTAAAAAAGGACCAGATAACATATGATACGGCCAAAACCTGAAAAGCAGGCTCTGCTAAATGAGGTGGTCACAAGGTTTCCAAAGATGTTCTTTGAGTCTAAAGTGATCAGAAAGCTTTTCTACACTGCAGTCTTTTCAGGTGGCACCTTAACAAATAGATCAAGAGAGCCTGAACTCTATTACTGATTGTATGCTGGACTCAGTGGATGTAGTAGAAGAATGAATATGACTCGACTAGCCATTATCTCATTAAATAATTCCACACAAGTTTTAGTCACAGTCTTTTTCCTTACTTAACGTCTTTTAGagataaaactgttttcaaggttttcAATATTTCTATAGGGTATAGGGTAAATCCAGCCTTATGCATGTGACAtataaatgtttagagaatGTATGTGTTACCAATATCCCAAACCAtctgattatattttaataaacccttttgatagagtctaaacatcagaaaaaaaaataataataaaaaaaatcagtctatgcacaagttttctattaaaaaaggaaaataatcaTGCGTTACggatgtgacaaaaaaggaCACCGTTTTTGAAAGACTACatactttgtaggatttctAAGAATTAAAAATGCACCAACCAGACAcaataatacccaacaaatagagaagTGATGGCTCTTCACAtaacatataatttttaattttaatgtgtctatttatgaggaatatgtactgttatggatgtgacaagcctgaaaatagcaccaaccagactatggaaaatcatgcactaaaaataaaaaaataaaaaatctataaaaactGTAAGAGAGACCTTACATGGGTATCTGAACCACCAATGTGCTAtcagtaaaaactttaatttttcatggtaaggttgacatttgcatggaattaccctataacaaaaaaaaaaaattcttagtaGCATTTTATACTATATTTCAGTAAGTACACAGACTAAGAATAGTCCATTTTACGATTCTTAACAGACATTTAGATAGAAACATTTCAGTgtaaattctttattttattcatcttCTACACATACATGGTTGAAACCCCAGAATTTGTCTAGGTGTCTCCTGTCTTGACACCTGCCTTTAAATAACAAGCTAGCAATGACAAATTTGCGTTTGCTGGTCGTTTTAAAACGTTCAGAAAAGTCCGTTTTGACACCAGCTATCCACGTAAACTAAtacataacgtgataaataaaCCAGACATGACCAAAACTGTGAGCATTAATGGAGATGTATCAAACTGGCTATTAGCATCTCAGCAGAAGACATCAGCTGACAGCTTGTGCTCTCTGTGACACTGCAATAAAAACAGACACAGCGCCAGTTGATCTGAGTTACCTGCTCAATGGCCAGCTGGACTTCTGGAGTAAGGTGTAATATCGCCTCCAAATCTTCCACAAACTCTAATTCGTCATCTTCCATCATTGTGAACAGTAAACAGTCGTTTTATTTCCCTGTGCTGACGTGATACTTCTTTACCGGTGTCGATGCTCGGGGAAAAATATGATTCATTAGCGCCATCTGTGGCATTGGAGACTCAACACAAAACGCTCTGTAGAGGTGTTGAAGCTaataatttgattatatttaaaaagattatgtttgtttatttttacaatattggTCTATAAAATGACCAACTCACCTAATGTTGTAATATTAGATCATATTTTAGAAaagtaaaatagtttttagaTTTCTAAGGACATTTCCTAGGAACAGATTTACCATAAAATAGCGAGCATCAAAACTGCACAGAAATAGAGCAAAGAAGAGTCTGATGTCTCTAATGAGCCAGTTCtctttaattaatgaaaacatacagcatacATTTGAATCTGAACAGGTAactctggtgaaaaaaacaacatatgctggttaggtatgttttgatgctggtttaagctggtcctttgctggtttaagctggtcctttgctggtttaagatggtcctttgctggtttaagctggtcctttgttggtttatgctggtccttgaccagcaacatgaccagcagaaaccagcaaaggaccagcttaaaccagcatcaaaacatacctaaccagcatatgctgtttttttcaccagggaaatgGTTTGAAATGTTAACTACTGTGCTCTATTTCTCTCTGGCACCTTAGCTTAAAGTTCAAGATTAGCTTGCTGTGAATTCAAGATCCCTGCTCCTGTGTACTTTGTTTCCAAACTGTAAATGATTGATCTTATTACTCACTGAGATACGGTCTCAAAGCTCTCAGACATGAATGAGTTCATAGAAGAGATACAAGATGCCTCAGGAGCAGCTGGACACTCTCTGCTATAAAATAAGAGAAGGACTGCCTAAATGGAGGGATATTTTCACATGGTGAGTGGATGCAAACTTACATATTGAAAATCGATCCTTTTCTCTTTGGATCAGTCATGCTGAATAACATGATTATCGggatttagtgttattttagtgctaTTTGTGTTTTGCTGTCATATTTATTGCTGTTGTTCATTGCAGGCAACTGTTCAAAATTCTGCTGATGGGACAAGGCCTCTCAGCACTGATCTGCGGGACTGCTGTAACATCTCAGTATCTGGCGTCCGTTTACTATCTGAATACTCCCATGCTGCAGAGCTTCATTAATTACGCCCTACTGGGCATTACTTACACCATGGCACTGATCTTCAGAAGAGGTATTTGATCACCAGTGTATCagaaatgtaattcatttctttGAGTGTGTTTAATTCTCGTTCATCTGGTACTGTTATCCACTTTTTTGTCATGTGATATTCAGGATGCCTCTCTTTTAATGTAGGTGATGGCAATATTTTGCAGATATTAAAGACAAAATGGTGGAAGTATCTATTATTGGGACTGACAGATGTGGAGGCAAATTACGCAGTGGTGAAAGCATATCAGTACACCACATTAACCAGCATACAGGTAACAGCTTTTTCTGGATGTGATgtgaagtcttttatgctcaccaagtcttCATTTTAAACTTTGGAACTGTAGCGAAGGTTCTGAATGTGTCACTTGTAAAACATTGACAAAAGAAGAATCTGATTTAAATTCTCAATGCAAGCTGTTGTTTGACTAGCTGACCTTTCTATCTGCATTTCAGCTGCTGGACTGCTTTATTATTCCGGTTTTGATGATCTTGTCCTGGTTCTTCCTGAAGACCCGCTATAGGATCATTCACTACGCAGCTGTATGTATTTGTCTGGCCGGGGTAGGAGCCATGGTGGGAGCGGACATCCTCGCTGGCCAGGAACAGGGATCTTGTGAGGAGCAAGCTGCTTCATCCGAACatattacacacatacacacatataaatatacacacacacagtgccctccactaatattggcacccttggtaaatatgagcaaaggtggctgtaaaaataaatatgcattgttCATCCTTTTGATCTTGCACTTAAACATAtaacaaaattctaacctatcactaaagtaaaataatggAAAGCGgggggaaaatctcattatgaaataaatgtttttctctagttcacatTATTGGTGTACAGTTATTGGTTTTCTCCTATAGTGcctgatgagtttggagaacacctgacaagatcacagaccattccttcatacagaatccATTTCCTCCAGATCAGACTCCCAGTTTCATGTTGGTCCTTTTTTACTCAGTTCACCCCACTCGTTTTCTATAGGGTTCGAGTCAGGGAACTGGGACAGCCATGGCAGGAACTTAATTTTGTGCtcagtgatacatttttatgttggtttttatgtttgttttggatccaAACCACAGCCCATTGCAAGATTTCTAACAGACGCAGTCAGGTTTAaatttttatctgttggtatttgctagaatccatgatgccatgtatctgaacaagatgtccaggacctctggcagaaaaataggccAGCAACATTAAAGAaacagcagtatatttaaccgtaagcatggggtactttttatccctgtttgAACCAAGCCCATCAGTGGGTTTGCTgccaaaaacactttttttttcatctgaccatagaagccagtcccGTTTGAAGTTCAAGTGATGTCTGACAACTAAATATCCTGGAGTTCGTTTTCAGATGAGTGAGGAAGATTTTTCTTGAAACTCTCTTGAacaatttgatatattttttaggcTTTCGGGCTctaagactcaactaatctctgcagttctccagctgtgatccttggagagtctttggccatTCAAACTCTCCTCCATTAGGAAGATATAGACACACGTCCTcttccagacagatttgatcttaattattgccctgatggtggaaatggggcttgtcaatgctttagctcttttcttacagccactttctattttgtgaagcttaacaatcttgttctgcacatcagaactacaTTCTTTGGGtttactccttgtgatggatgattaagggatTCAGCCTTTGTGTTCCTAATATTTACAATCCTGTGGAACAGAAAGTCATAGCTAAACAATGTCATGCTTCTAGTCACCCTTGTGTGCTaaaatgggaatatacttcagaaatattttactttctaggggtgccaatacCCCCactttgtgaatattttgaatgaaagacaaaaaaaaaaatatatatatatatatattcacagctgcctttgctcatatttatcaagggtgccaatattagtggagggtaCTGTATATAgcataaaatgtaacataagTCAAACCATGACTATTATTAATTCCTGTGTCAACAGCAAGTGACATTCTCCTCGGTGATGGTCTGGTCCTACTCAGCGCCACTCTGTATGCCGTCTCCAATGTGTGCCAGGAATACACAGTGAAGAATCTGAGCAGGGTGGAGTTTTTGGGCATGGTCGGCCTTTTCGGGTCAATTATCAGTGGAATACAGTTGTaagatttgttcatgaatcacaAAAACAGTAGGTGAGTTTCTGAACGTCAGCACCACATCATCATTTCATTTTGTCACCTACAGAGGGATTCTCGAACACAACGAAGTGTCTAAAATTCAGTGGACATGGGAAATCGGTAAAGTACGGCAATgcgaaattaaatttttttaagttatgtcAGTCAGATCATCTAAGGCTTTATTTTTCACCTCTGTCCTTAGCTCTTATCTTAGCTGGATATGCTCTCTGTATGTACGGCTTCTATAGCTTCATGCCTGTGATTGTAAAGATGAGCAGTGCCACAGCGGTCAATCTGTCCTTACTCACCGGAGACCTCTTCAGCCTGTTTTGTGGGCTCTTTTTGTTCCAATACACTGTGAgtaaaatactttattaaaacatacactaccagtcaaaagtaacagtaagtttttaatgttttttttaaagaattctttctgctcaccaagcctgcatttatttgatttaaaatacagaaaaagcagtaatgctgtgaaatatttttatatttaaatatatttaaaataactgctttcgatttgaatatattgtagcTCTGTgatcagtcttcagtgttacacaatactttagaaatcattctaatatgctgattttctgttcaagaaacatttttttttattattatcaatatttaaaacagttgagtacactttttttcaggttctttaatgaatagaaagatccaaagatcagcatttatctgaaataaaaagcttttgtaacattatacactatagcgttcaaaaacttggagtcagtataatttgtaattttttaaattagcaaggatgctttaaattgatcaaaagtgatgatacagacatttataatgttatatgttacaaaagttacaaaaatttctattttcaaagatgaacaaaaataactgtttttcatgataaaatattacatgtttttgagcagaaaatcagaaaagaaatttctgaataaatgtgactggatgctaaaaattcagcttttcaaggaataataattttaaaatacattcaaatagacaagagtttttttaaagtaaaaatatttaacaattttactgttttactggtttttttttttgtacttcgTATCAAATAAAtccatgcttggtgagcagaagagacttctttaaaaaatattaaaaatcttactgttaaaaaacttttgacctgtaatgtatgtattttatattataataatattatttataaatattattatatatatattattataacacATACACTATTAAATAAAAGTGCTTTGAAAGGTTCTTCACGACGCcattaaaaggttcttcatgatGCCATTAGAAGAAAagtttaaagaaccatctctttcttacctttttataatatgAAGAACCTTCCTTTGCCACAAAGAACTtttctgaaacagaaaggttcttcagatgttaaaggttctttatggaaccatttagacaaaaaaggttctttatggcatcgtaaagcacctttatttttaagagtgtatataaaacattttttttaatgtaacttggTGATttgcaacatttcttattattatcagtgttaaaaacaattgtgctgcttaatgtttttgtggacaCCACATTTTGTTTAGGAATCGTTAATGAATAGAATGCTCAAAAGACTGTAACTTTTATACAGTTTAATGGATgattgatgaataaaagtattaatttctttccaaaaacaaAAGATCTGATTCCACACTCATAAACTGTATTGcacataaatggaaaaaaagacaagCCATTAAAACAagcaataaaaaatgaattgctGCCTTCAATTTgattaaagtataataaaagaaaaaaagtctgcagTGATGTTCAATGCACTGTTCAATGCCAGTAGTATCTAGATGTGTCCTTGTATTCTTATCTCAGATGTTCTGGGTCATTGTGACATAgagttttatatttctttaatgtGTGAGTGATTGTTTTGAGTGCTTTACACCCTCAGCTTACTCTTTGACCTtcctcaacaaaaaaaaaatttagtaatttaattaatatactaAACGCATAGCACATAATTCATGAAACTCATGTTTTTTAGTCCATATTTACCTCATTTGTTCTTCTTCAGTTCTCAGGACTGTATATCGTGTCATTGGTGGTGATCCTCATTGGTTTCATCATGTTTAACACCGTCCCTACACTGACCCAAACTCTTGCCTTGTCGTCCGACGAGGAAGGTTGTGACAATCACGGCGCTGAGTTTGATAACGACAGCACTCAAGGCTGTGTGGATGAGATAACCTGTGCACAAGCAGAACAAGATCAAATCAAGAGCCAAGTGAATGAAAGGCAGTCAGCATGTGTCGTCATAAacagtgttaaaatgtaattttgttaaatCCATGGTAAAACAGACCAGgactttttagtttttatttatttattattattttttttttgtcataatattttaatagtgaATTATGCtgatgaatcaaatgaatgaactgCATTTTTGTTATGAGGGAGTAACTCTTAAGAGTCTGACAGATGTTCTTATCTCATGACATTTTATGTGTTCAAACAGATAAATGTTATCACTGTTGGCAAACAAACTGATATATATGGATCTGTGGATGCCACTGTTGTCACTTTAAacttatatttattgtataaagaAGTGGtttgtgaaattaataaaacacgataataaaagaaaagtttattaagagGAATGTGTTTATGTTGATTACTCAAAAGAAGTGAAATCCAGTCCAAGAGCTGCACTGATACCAAATATAATGGTATCATAACtaaattatatagtatatagtttGCAATCATCAGGTGTGTGTTTATGCAAAGAGATGGAGTTATCTCTTTTGATAGTCCTATAATTATCTCTGAGTATTGCATGTCCCATTAAATAGATCTTTGATTTTACATGGGTAAACATtgcaaaaaagtattattgaatatattcatttaacaaGTGTTTTCCAACCAAGATCAAAGATCTATTTTATGACAACTGTTAATATAAAAAGGATTTACATAATACAGTGGTGCATTATAGTTTAAAGGTTATAGCAATTAAATGTTGGAAAAATGTGGATACATTTTAGAGAAGAGacacttaatttaaaaactacGTATTTGTTAGTAGCTGGGCTTCCTTACTATCCAGATTCTCGTGATCTTACCCTGGACTTTCCCATTGCAATATTTCATGGTTTGCCTGAGGTGGGCAGCATCATTGTCCACACCAACAAAAGGATTAAAGTCTTGCACAAACTTTAAAACCACATATGAAGGGTTTAATTACATGAATCAATTCTGTTTTGTCAACTACTATGACATACTGACTGATTCAGACCATAAGGAATCATTTTATAACCTGATATTTACCTAAATTTCAACCAGGTCCTCTCTTCCTGGATGAACAATAGGGGGTGACTGTCCCAGTGAATGATGTGGTTTTGCTTTGTCATCTTGTGGCATTGTGTATTTTGCCACAACGCCTTCCATTGTGAGATGCGAACTGCTCATTTAGCTCACCACAAAACActgtttgttttcctttttagcttttttgtgtaGGAAGTGTAAATGTGTAGATTTAAAAAGTACGCTGTATTTATCTAAACTATTTTAGGTAAGGCAGACAGAAAAGATTGTTTggtgtatttaatatattatttaaaaataaactattgattatacttaatatttaattattatttaatagttcTAATAagggaaaacaaacaacaaaaatctgagataacattttaaataagtaagGAATAAGTGAGGACGGaccattgaattattagaaagtAATGCACACCCGAGGTCATGATGCGGCCAAGATGCAGGTGTGCGTTATTTTCCAATAATTCAACGACGGGTGTCAATTATTCCCCTCTTATTCTGTAGTTTCCAGCAAATATTGTTCAGATGTTGTTTTTCAAGACATTCGTCAGGGTTTTGTCCTTAAAACGCTCTTGTAAGTAGGATTAATTTCTTATGCATCTCATTCAACATTAGCAACCCCTGTTGCTAATTCCAAAACTTCATTTCAGACCTGGCAACAGAGGCTTGAGCCATTGATAGCAGACTAATGCagttaataataaagttattagACAGAGAAATTAAGCTTGTATGAATTACCTGTGTCTCTCAACAGTGTAGGCAGCAGCGTCTCTAATAATAGCAAAAATGTAAGCTCATCTGTTTCAAGAACAGCACGTTATTACCTCACAATGTAGCTTTTAGGTTATCGGGTTTTTTACTGATAAAAATCGCTACACAGCACGTGTAGgtactgtatgtatgtgcatctcgtacataaaatgtacttttctgGCAAATACACGGAAATAATTTGTCAATTTTATCTTGTTGTTTACTATATGTATTAGCTTGGTCAGTATCGCTGTAAGTTTTGGTTCTTTTGCTGTTGCAGGCTGTAGGGACTTCTACTGAAATCCTTTGGCGAAGTGATATGAACATGTAACGCGGTCAAAATCTGCCTGGAACTACTTTAGCCGTCCGTTATCTACACGCCTTGCTTAGAacgccagccaatcagattcaagcattctTAACGGCTCAGCCGCGTAGCGTAACAAAAATAACACCTCGATATAAAGAAGTCACACTTACCTTGTACATTGCTTCTACTATGGGTTTCGGTACCACATGGgctattttcattgttttattgtgtgtaTAACTGGACAGTCTAATGTACGTGAACAGACACAAGCGATGGTTcgactaaaaatgaaaacggtCGTcgtttattcaccctcatgtcgttttttagtttagttcttTAGAGTTGAGTTCAACACACCAGCTTGTAATTTTCAGGTAAGTTGGTTCAaatgagttttatcagggtggGAGCTAAAAcggcatttttttttcacaaacatCACTCACAAAAATGGTTGGGTCAATTTCTCAACTATTGGACAAAAATAATCAGTTTCCTTTCTCATGTTAACTATATGGCTTTACTTAAACTGGCAACTGTAACGTTACGTGGTTTTGCTAGAGGTTTAAGAAATACTGTACAGgccatttaaagggatagttttcccaaaaatgaaaattcatgaaaagtcatcatttacataaattaagattttttgtccatacagcaAAACTCAAAAGTCTCTAATGTTGTTTGGTTCCCAGCGTtattcagaatatcttcttctGTGCTCTGCAGAAGATACAAAGTCATactgtgagggtgagtaaatgatgacagtttcatttttgggtgaactatcctttaagTGACTcaagtgtttaaaaatgactactAAACAATAGGGTAAATGTatcaagatttattttttattcaacatttgttcttttatttatttttatttttgctcctCTTATAACATAATGGACAGTTAGGTCTATACGCAGCCCCAAATTTACAGGCTATATACAACTTTTAACTTTCTCCATAGGGAaaacacactatatatatacgcgtatatataatatcagtgtggaaagaggtCTGAAAAGTTGCCCCGACATATATATAACTGTACATGGTCCCAGAAATTgaaaagaacatattttaaaacatcagcaCTGAAACAAGATTCATCCATCTACATGCGAAAACAGCCACTTATCACTTCGTCTAAGAATGTGTACATCCTACAGAATGTGAATACACAAAAGTAAAACCtcacaaccaaaataaaacattcagagTGCTCTCTCACACGCTCACAGAAGCAAAACAAATGCAGGGACTCTTGCGCAACACAATGCTAGTGTGATTGGTAAACCTGGCTGACAACTGACAGGGATCACAGTGTTAGTTTTAAATCAAATCTCTTTTTGTACATACAGGCTGTGCTCTACCTGCAGAAGAACTGTGTAGCGGTCAGTGCGGCTCAATACGGACATCTTCCCATCCATGAATCCTTCAGCATCTCTCAAACTCACACAACTGTCCTGAAGCCTTAAGATGTTCATTCAAGGAACACAAGGTGACATCCATCCACCTtccacaaaaacacattcactacaaacacaaatgcatgtcattttaacactctgctacatgaaaaaaaaaaaaaaaataaccatgcAGTTATTTCCTGCACGTGTAATAACCAACATTTATCACCAGTGGCAAGATGAAGGCATTGAATGTGTTGGAATACATTCGCAATGACATCCAGAACAACGTTTGCGCTGTTGCAAACTAATGGCTATTTAATATGGTTCATACACCACTGAGCTGGATTTGATAAAGAGGCTTTGTTAGTGAATAACTTAAAGAGTGCAGTTGCAGCAAGAGAGCAATAGGGGGTGTTTGTGCAGCATTAAACAGGACTCCAGATTGACAACGTTAAAGGCACTCCTGTCAGATTCCCATGACTCACGTGACAGTCACACAACAATAGTGTCTATGCCAGCTAGAGCACTACAGATAAATCATGTAAACTCTgtaaaaagatattttcttaaagaaacaTCTCACATACGCTCCTGGTGTCTAACTGTAGAGGTCAACTACATGGTTGACTactttacactgcaaaaatgattttcttactcgtaacatttttaaattaacatatttatacaattgcaaaacagtcaaaaaaaaaaaaagttcttgttttccaaataaaagtatcaaaatTCAGTGAGTTTTGCTTTTGTGGGGCATCAACTTTATTCAAATACTATTTTCTCTTAAGATCATTGCACACCGAGTccgaaatatttacatgtaaaaaataaatgcagcctcacgTTATGTCAATCACGTTTACACACTTCCTCCGAAACTTTcgtcagtcataaaaaaaatttggatCAGGTTCTATTTTCTGCGTTTTCCGTAG
Proteins encoded in this region:
- the slc35f2l gene encoding solute carrier family 35 member F2 — protein: MPQEQLDTLCYKIREGLPKWRDIFTWQLFKILLMGQGLSALICGTAVTSQYLASVYYLNTPMLQSFINYALLGITYTMALIFRRGDGNILQILKTKWWKYLLLGLTDVEANYAVVKAYQYTTLTSIQLLDCFIIPVLMILSWFFLKTRYRIIHYAAVCICLAGVGAMVGADILAGQEQGSSSDILLGDGLVLLSATLYAVSNVCQEYTVKNLSRVEFLGMVGLFGSIISGIQLGILEHNEVSKIQWTWEIALILAGYALCMYGFYSFMPVIVKMSSATAVNLSLLTGDLFSLFCGLFLFQYTFSGLYIVSLVVILIGFIMFNTVPTLTQTLALSSDEEGCDNHGAEFDNDSTQGCVDEITCAQAEQDQIKSQVNERQSACVVINSVKM